From one Nonomuraea polychroma genomic stretch:
- a CDS encoding TIGR02680 family protein yields MTVTELTSDRAGHGGEGRWTPVRAGILNVWRYFDEVFEFHRGRLLLRGPNGSGKSKVLELLLPYVLDASLKPSRLSTFGGTERTMHWNLMGDGATGTTRVGYVWLEFRHSDGRWFTCGARLQATIHTKNVTATYFTTEARIDTPDGIRISGEGGQPLTKAQLVEELGPYGKVHESADAYRTVVRHTLYRGLNEQRYDSLLTALRQLRTPKLSERLDPGLLSDLLSSALPPLGEGEIHEIAEGFERLDRQREELRLLDRDMEEADRLAARQRGYAQRVLRAAAAAVTSAGYTMEALAAEAKAKREALKEAEDELVAATARLGEEEAQELALAAQIDGLKESEAYKAGSELHRLRTEAQTAHETAAGLRDQAGTAARSATARQEAAAHAEAAARTSAALADRARAEARHAAERAGLLAVHEKSERADRLASRDEAEGAGRFGSRDEAEGAGRFGSRDEPERASWPASLHETGGRDDAAAPMSVPASRHADAGAGLREGRRDGDGERQGGPQAVDSVSFGGQRSGAAPERRRDGEEAVRRARELLRAAVTSRAAQIREVRSAALTHEEAVNRRTSAEHDRDQARDDLATAQQAHDQAERLRDDRARDLAAALAEWAGGCTQLQLDPDELAGLVDRPEQADELVATARTTAAVGLAAREQELTTFRKGLVAERSGLAGERQSLDGQGVLEPPPSHTRTPSARDGRPGAPLWRAVAFRSGIDLVAQAGVEAALEAAGLLDLWLLPDGGFDAGEHDAFAVAALSRPAPAYSLAHVLIPEPDSPAPADAVLSGIAFAPTAMGVDHPAVIGADGTWRLGPAAGRWVKPEPSYIGATARERARRRRIAELDERLSELAGLIADCDHLLAVLAGDRDTLAAELRRRPDRRPYADAVQALDGAVKKVALLEDRLRTQEERLREREKEAARSLRHLTELAAGHALPTALPALDNLEEALRTAETAGAVWHDRRGDARAARERAEAAAETAGEYQDLAVKAVERAEEAAAAAVVLAERLAAIESTVGVEHLHVLEQLHQTQTAYQACRRLIKSVNDELSRLNARLGRLKGELGTAEEKHAEAGRARDAVSGRFRRLAAGHLPADARVSIDLAPDAGVRAVLEAARAVAERLAAVPYENKNVREAEARLQDAFHHAREILANRADLELAPDDDVQVLTATVGGVRTGAAALSTALRKERDERRSDITEAERDLFDRTLAGDTRRHLADRIRQATALVDGMNQRLERVRTASRVAVRLVWQVDPAQSAGTRAARDLLLRDPAGLNDADKEALYVFFRDRVEEARADDSSASWEDQLMKVLDYTAWHRFVVKLDRGDGQGWQDLTRKLHGALSGGEKAIALHLPLFAAVAAHYQTDPGCPRFILLDEVFVGVDRTNRGQVFDLLVDLGLDLVLTSDHEWCEYRELDGIAIHQLITGDGDDAVTTARFVWNGYRTVATE; encoded by the coding sequence ATGACCGTCACCGAGCTCACCTCCGACCGGGCCGGGCACGGGGGAGAGGGCCGCTGGACGCCCGTGCGCGCCGGGATACTCAACGTGTGGCGCTACTTCGACGAGGTGTTCGAATTCCACCGGGGCAGGCTGCTGCTGCGCGGGCCCAACGGCAGCGGCAAGTCGAAGGTGCTGGAGCTGCTGCTGCCGTACGTGCTCGACGCCAGCCTCAAGCCGAGCAGGCTGTCCACGTTCGGCGGCACCGAGCGGACCATGCACTGGAACCTCATGGGCGACGGCGCCACCGGCACCACCCGCGTGGGCTACGTGTGGCTGGAGTTCCGCCACTCCGACGGGCGCTGGTTCACGTGCGGCGCCCGTCTCCAGGCCACCATTCACACGAAAAACGTCACCGCCACCTATTTCACGACTGAAGCCCGCATCGACACCCCGGACGGCATCCGGATCAGCGGCGAAGGCGGCCAGCCCTTGACCAAGGCGCAGCTCGTCGAGGAGCTCGGCCCGTACGGCAAGGTCCACGAGTCCGCCGACGCCTACCGCACCGTCGTCCGCCATACGCTCTACCGGGGACTCAACGAGCAGCGCTACGACTCGCTGCTCACCGCACTGCGCCAGCTCCGCACCCCCAAACTGTCCGAACGCCTCGACCCTGGCCTGCTGTCCGACCTGCTGTCCAGCGCCCTGCCGCCGCTCGGCGAGGGCGAGATCCACGAGATCGCCGAGGGGTTCGAGCGGCTCGACCGGCAGCGCGAGGAGCTGCGCCTGCTCGATCGTGACATGGAGGAGGCCGACAGGCTCGCCGCCCGGCAGCGCGGATACGCCCAGCGGGTCCTGCGAGCCGCGGCGGCCGCCGTGACCTCGGCCGGCTACACCATGGAGGCGCTCGCCGCCGAGGCCAAGGCCAAGCGGGAGGCGTTGAAGGAGGCCGAGGACGAGCTCGTGGCCGCGACGGCGCGGCTGGGGGAGGAGGAGGCCCAGGAGCTGGCCCTGGCCGCGCAGATCGACGGGCTCAAGGAGAGCGAGGCGTACAAGGCGGGCAGTGAGCTGCACCGGCTCCGCACGGAGGCGCAGACCGCCCACGAGACGGCGGCCGGGCTCCGCGACCAGGCGGGGACGGCGGCCCGGTCCGCCACCGCCAGACAGGAGGCGGCGGCCCACGCCGAGGCGGCCGCCCGCACGTCCGCGGCGCTCGCCGACCGCGCCCGCGCCGAAGCCCGCCACGCAGCCGAACGCGCGGGACTGCTCGCGGTTCATGAGAAAAGCGAGCGCGCCGACCGGCTTGCCTCCCGCGACGAGGCCGAGGGTGCCGGTCGGTTCGGGTCCCGCGACGAGGCCGAGGGTGCCGGTCGGTTCGGGTCCCGAGACGAGCCTGAGCGCGCCAGTTGGCCTGCGTCCCTTCACGAGACCGGCGGGCGCGATGACGCCGCCGCACCGATGTCCGTCCCCGCAAGCCGCCACGCCGACGCCGGAGCCGGCCTGCGCGAGGGACGCCGCGACGGCGACGGCGAGCGGCAGGGCGGGCCCCAGGCGGTGGACAGCGTCTCCTTTGGCGGGCAGCGGAGTGGCGCCGCGCCTGAGAGGCGGCGCGACGGCGAGGAAGCCGTGCGCCGCGCGCGAGAGCTGCTGCGAGCCGCCGTGACCAGCCGCGCCGCCCAGATCAGGGAAGTCAGGTCCGCGGCCCTGACTCACGAGGAGGCGGTCAACCGCCGCACCTCCGCCGAGCACGACCGCGACCAGGCCAGGGACGACCTCGCGACCGCCCAGCAGGCCCACGACCAGGCCGAACGCCTGCGCGACGACCGCGCCCGCGACCTGGCCGCCGCCCTGGCCGAATGGGCGGGCGGCTGCACCCAGCTCCAGCTCGACCCGGACGAGCTGGCCGGTCTGGTGGACCGGCCCGAGCAGGCCGACGAGCTGGTCGCCACGGCCCGCACCACGGCCGCCGTCGGGCTGGCGGCGCGGGAGCAGGAGCTGACGACGTTCCGCAAGGGGCTCGTGGCCGAGCGCTCCGGGCTGGCCGGGGAACGCCAGAGCCTCGACGGGCAGGGTGTGCTGGAGCCACCCCCCTCGCACACCCGCACGCCCTCCGCCAGGGACGGGCGCCCGGGCGCGCCGCTGTGGCGGGCGGTGGCCTTCAGATCCGGCATCGACCTCGTCGCCCAGGCCGGGGTGGAGGCCGCGCTCGAGGCGGCGGGCCTGCTCGACCTGTGGCTGCTGCCCGACGGCGGGTTCGACGCGGGCGAGCACGACGCCTTCGCCGTGGCCGCGTTGTCGCGGCCCGCGCCCGCCTACAGCCTGGCCCACGTGCTGATTCCCGAGCCGGATTCCCCGGCCCCGGCCGACGCCGTGCTGTCCGGCATCGCGTTCGCGCCGACCGCGATGGGCGTCGACCATCCCGCCGTCATCGGCGCGGACGGCACCTGGCGGCTCGGCCCCGCGGCGGGCCGCTGGGTCAAACCCGAGCCCTCCTACATCGGCGCCACCGCCCGCGAACGCGCCAGGCGGCGCCGCATCGCCGAGCTGGACGAGCGGCTCAGCGAGCTCGCGGGCCTGATCGCCGACTGCGACCACCTGCTGGCGGTGCTCGCGGGCGACCGCGACACGCTGGCCGCCGAGCTGCGCCGCCGACCCGACAGGAGGCCGTACGCCGACGCGGTGCAGGCCCTCGACGGCGCCGTGAAGAAGGTGGCGCTGCTGGAGGACCGGCTGCGGACGCAGGAGGAGCGGCTGCGCGAGCGGGAGAAGGAAGCCGCCAGGTCGCTGCGGCACCTCACCGAGCTGGCGGCGGGACACGCCCTGCCGACCGCGCTGCCCGCGCTGGACAACCTGGAGGAGGCGCTGCGGACCGCCGAGACGGCCGGCGCCGTCTGGCACGACCGCCGCGGTGACGCCCGCGCCGCCCGCGAACGTGCCGAGGCCGCCGCCGAGACCGCCGGCGAATACCAGGACCTCGCGGTCAAGGCCGTCGAACGCGCCGAGGAGGCCGCGGCAGCCGCCGTCGTGCTGGCCGAACGGCTGGCCGCCATCGAGTCCACCGTCGGCGTCGAGCACCTGCACGTGCTCGAGCAACTCCACCAGACCCAGACCGCCTACCAGGCCTGCCGCCGCCTCATCAAATCCGTCAACGACGAGCTGTCCCGGCTCAACGCCCGGCTCGGCCGGCTCAAGGGCGAGCTGGGCACGGCGGAGGAGAAGCACGCCGAAGCGGGCCGGGCACGCGACGCGGTGTCGGGGCGATTCCGCCGCCTGGCGGCCGGGCACCTGCCCGCGGACGCGCGGGTGTCCATCGACCTCGCCCCGGACGCCGGGGTGCGGGCGGTGCTCGAGGCTGCCAGGGCCGTCGCCGAGCGGCTGGCGGCGGTGCCGTACGAGAACAAGAACGTCAGGGAGGCCGAGGCCCGGCTGCAGGACGCCTTCCACCACGCCAGGGAGATCCTCGCCAACCGGGCCGACCTGGAGCTGGCGCCGGACGACGACGTCCAGGTGCTGACCGCCACCGTGGGCGGCGTCCGCACGGGGGCGGCGGCGCTGAGCACGGCGCTGCGCAAGGAGCGTGACGAGCGGCGTTCGGACATCACGGAGGCGGAGCGGGACCTGTTCGACCGCACGCTGGCCGGTGACACACGGCGGCATCTCGCCGACCGGATCAGGCAGGCGACCGCGCTGGTCGACGGCATGAACCAGCGCCTCGAACGCGTCCGCACCGCCTCCCGCGTGGCGGTGCGGCTGGTGTGGCAGGTCGATCCGGCCCAGTCCGCCGGCACGCGGGCCGCCCGCGACCTGCTGCTCCGCGACCCCGCCGGGCTGAACGACGCCGACAAGGAGGCCCTGTACGTCTTCTTCAGGGACCGGGTGGAGGAGGCGCGGGCCGACGACTCCTCGGCGAGCTGGGAGGACCAGCTGATGAAGGTGCTGGACTACACGGCCTGGCACCGGTTCGTGGTCAAGCTCGATCGCGGGGACGGGCAGGGATGGCAGGATCTCACCAGGAAGCTGCATGGGGCGCTGTCGGGCGGGGAGAAGGCGATCGCTTTGCACCTGCCGCTGTTCGCCGCCGTGGCCGCGCACTATCAGACCGATCCCGGGTGCCCGCGGTTCATCCTGCTGGATGAGGTGTTCGTGGGGGTGGACAGGACGAATCGGGGGCAGGTGTTCGACCTGCTGGTGGACCTGGGGCTGGATCTCGTGCTCACGTCCGACCACGAGTGGTGCGAATACCGTGAGCTGGACGGGATCGCGATCCACCAGCTCATCACGGGGGACGGCGACGACGCGGTGACGACGGCCCGCTTCGTCTGGAACGGCTACCGAACGGTGGCGACCGAATGA
- a CDS encoding TIGR02678 family protein, whose amino-acid sequence MSTLANQLVRAEKEEIARAIRTLLGRPLVSLHDDPVAFDLIRKRRQPLTQWFDYFCGWRLVVEPRQGYARLVKVRSEANATRPARRRRTTRAPFDRRRYTLLCLCAAELLSSPVTTIGMLAQRVIQAAGVEPEVPAFDPVRTEERAAFVDALKLLEHYGAVTAMDGTTDSYLGDEDAKVLYRVDTTRVIRLLAAPVPPSRVEAAGGGADLAALTAETRYGGDEPTETQRNLWARHSIIRRLLDDPVLYRDELTPAQSAYAASLTGRQIIRRAAEEAGFVLEERAEGFLLVDSDATATDARFPDDSSHAKVAALLMLDLLVSSGPVTVARLDAEAAELLRRFPQWAKAYQSDGGGPRLAADALEVLMSFGLARHTGDQVTALPAAARYRVDRGTDFMEDA is encoded by the coding sequence GTGAGCACTCTCGCCAACCAGCTCGTCAGGGCCGAGAAGGAAGAGATCGCACGGGCGATCAGGACGCTTCTCGGCCGGCCGCTGGTGTCCCTGCACGACGATCCGGTCGCGTTCGACCTGATCAGGAAGCGGCGGCAGCCGCTCACCCAGTGGTTCGACTACTTCTGCGGGTGGCGGCTGGTCGTGGAGCCGCGCCAGGGATACGCCCGCCTGGTCAAGGTCAGGTCCGAGGCGAATGCGACCCGGCCCGCCCGGCGGCGGCGCACGACGCGGGCGCCGTTCGACCGCCGCCGCTACACGCTGCTGTGCCTGTGCGCGGCCGAGCTGCTCTCCTCGCCGGTCACCACGATCGGGATGCTCGCCCAGCGGGTGATCCAGGCTGCCGGGGTCGAGCCGGAGGTGCCGGCGTTCGACCCCGTCAGGACCGAGGAACGCGCGGCGTTCGTGGACGCGCTCAAGCTGCTCGAACACTACGGCGCCGTCACCGCGATGGACGGGACGACCGACTCCTACCTGGGCGACGAGGATGCCAAGGTGCTCTACCGGGTCGACACCACGCGGGTGATCAGGCTGCTCGCCGCGCCGGTGCCCCCGTCCCGGGTCGAGGCGGCGGGAGGCGGCGCCGACCTGGCCGCGCTCACCGCGGAGACCCGCTACGGCGGCGACGAGCCGACCGAGACCCAGCGCAACCTGTGGGCCAGGCACTCGATCATCCGCCGCCTCCTGGACGATCCCGTCCTCTACCGCGACGAGCTGACCCCCGCCCAGTCCGCGTACGCGGCCTCGCTCACCGGCCGCCAGATCATCCGCCGCGCCGCCGAGGAGGCCGGTTTCGTGCTGGAGGAACGCGCGGAGGGTTTCCTGCTCGTCGACTCCGACGCCACCGCCACGGACGCCAGGTTCCCCGACGACTCCAGCCACGCCAAGGTCGCCGCCCTGCTCATGCTCGACCTGCTGGTCTCCTCCGGCCCCGTGACCGTGGCCCGGCTCGACGCCGAGGCCGCCGAGCTGCTGCGCCGCTTCCCCCAGTGGGCGAAGGCCTACCAGTCCGACGGCGGAGGGCCACGGCTGGCCGCCGACGCGCTGGAGGTGCTCATGTCGTTCGGGCTGGCCCGCCACACGGGCGACCAGGTCACCGCCCTGCCCGCCGCCGCACGTTACCGGGTCGATCGCGGCACGGACTTCATGGAGGACGCATGA
- a CDS encoding helix-turn-helix transcriptional regulator, whose amino-acid sequence MPTDLSPTARALRAMEILQARPGVTAGELAACLGVTERAARRYVGILREAGIPVESARGPYGGYRLGRGTRLPPVAFTEPEALGLVMAVLDGQPTAADVGDLVGAALGKVIRALPESVGRQAAALREYASAAPDRFSARPDPATTSALVAAIADRRRVVVAYRSESGNEWEAEVDPWAVVVRHGRWYLLCYSHRADAVRTYRVDRVRQVQRSTHAFEPPDGLDPVAALEENLGTGWEFATRVVFDAPLTEVAPWIRPPMGRLERSGNGCVLVGSTSNPAMYAQEWLPAVPFPFRVEGGPELRAAVATLASRLAAALAGLPTDEVTPGPGA is encoded by the coding sequence GTGCCGACCGATCTCAGCCCCACCGCACGGGCGCTGCGCGCCATGGAGATCCTCCAGGCCCGCCCCGGCGTGACCGCCGGCGAGCTCGCCGCCTGTCTGGGTGTCACGGAGCGGGCCGCGCGCCGGTACGTCGGGATCCTGCGCGAGGCGGGCATCCCCGTCGAGTCGGCCCGCGGCCCCTATGGCGGCTACCGGCTCGGGCGCGGGACGCGGCTGCCTCCGGTCGCCTTCACCGAGCCCGAGGCGCTTGGCCTCGTCATGGCGGTGCTGGACGGCCAGCCGACGGCCGCCGACGTCGGCGACCTCGTCGGCGCTGCCCTGGGCAAGGTCATCCGGGCCCTGCCCGAGAGCGTCGGCCGGCAGGCGGCGGCGCTGCGCGAGTATGCGTCGGCGGCGCCGGACCGGTTCTCGGCCCGTCCGGATCCCGCCACCACCAGCGCGCTGGTGGCCGCCATCGCGGACCGGCGGCGCGTGGTGGTCGCCTACCGCAGCGAGTCCGGCAACGAGTGGGAGGCCGAAGTGGACCCCTGGGCGGTCGTCGTCCGCCACGGGCGCTGGTACCTGCTGTGCTACTCCCACCGCGCGGACGCCGTCCGCACCTACCGGGTGGACCGCGTCCGCCAGGTTCAGCGGAGCACGCACGCGTTCGAGCCGCCCGACGGCCTCGACCCGGTGGCGGCGCTGGAGGAGAACCTGGGCACCGGATGGGAGTTCGCCACGCGCGTCGTATTCGACGCTCCCCTCACCGAGGTGGCGCCCTGGATCCGGCCGCCCATGGGACGGCTCGAACGGTCGGGGAACGGGTGCGTGCTCGTCGGCAGCACGAGCAATCCGGCGATGTACGCGCAGGAGTGGCTGCCGGCCGTGCCGTTCCCCTTCCGCGTCGAGGGCGGGCCGGAACTGCGCGCCGCAGTCGCGACGCTCGCCTCGCGTCTCGCCGCCGCCCTGGCCGGCCTGCCCACGGACGAGGTCACGCCCGGCCCGGGGGCCTGA
- a CDS encoding TIGR02677 family protein, giving the protein MAELPRVPPEMFRFTTTERADLHTAVLYAFGEANERLETALTIDEVRERLRSVGWYAPVAEPELAATLKQLAGWRLLDVIFNHAGSFATAEEYERKNLQYSLTKRGEAAFAGVQHSMAMLASAGALQTAVLDAIADRLGELEQLLRDPDPGRNRRIFTSLQELEAHLDGLRNNTKQFNGELQRLLRVEGTDLTTFHEVKAATVAYLQEFVTNLEQRADVIAAALSGVARHGVSVVHARALDGADLPKMPGTDHATPWLAVRAARWEGLRLWFAPEDGGVPRVRHLHDVARRAIVSLLQVLDRITDSRRRSSSAAADFRTLARWFATAAGEDDAHRLWDAAFGLGPARHAHLGHADAELIPAGVPWAEAEPVEVSALLRSRGRTERMGRTGRVRDVVALRAERRSRAEKERAELEAAWSALATTGAMRLSQLGELDHETFGRLLDLLGRALAERPDSTGFRRAVTSDGRVEIVLRAPEDGSVAVLRTSEGWFRGPDFLIDIRSLGVGARDGAVSA; this is encoded by the coding sequence ATGGCGGAGCTGCCGCGGGTGCCGCCGGAGATGTTCCGGTTCACCACGACGGAAAGGGCGGATCTGCATACCGCCGTGCTCTACGCCTTCGGGGAGGCCAACGAGCGGCTGGAGACGGCGCTCACCATCGACGAGGTGCGGGAGCGGCTGCGGAGCGTGGGGTGGTATGCGCCGGTGGCCGAGCCGGAGCTCGCGGCCACGCTCAAGCAGCTCGCCGGGTGGCGGCTGCTGGACGTGATCTTCAATCACGCGGGCAGCTTCGCCACGGCCGAGGAATACGAGCGGAAAAACCTGCAATATTCCCTGACCAAACGCGGGGAGGCGGCCTTCGCCGGGGTGCAGCACTCCATGGCGATGCTGGCCTCGGCGGGGGCGTTGCAGACCGCGGTGCTCGACGCCATCGCCGACCGGCTGGGAGAGCTGGAGCAGCTGCTGCGCGACCCCGATCCTGGCCGCAACCGGCGGATCTTCACGAGTCTGCAGGAGCTCGAGGCGCATCTGGACGGGTTGCGCAACAACACCAAGCAGTTCAACGGGGAGCTGCAGCGGCTGCTGCGCGTCGAGGGGACGGACCTCACGACGTTTCACGAGGTCAAGGCCGCCACGGTGGCTTACCTGCAGGAGTTCGTGACCAATCTGGAGCAGCGCGCGGACGTCATCGCCGCCGCGCTGAGCGGGGTCGCCCGGCACGGCGTGAGCGTGGTGCACGCGCGGGCGCTCGACGGGGCCGACCTGCCGAAGATGCCGGGGACCGATCACGCCACGCCGTGGCTGGCGGTCAGGGCGGCCCGCTGGGAAGGGCTGCGGCTGTGGTTCGCCCCCGAGGACGGGGGAGTGCCGCGGGTGCGGCACCTGCACGACGTGGCGCGGCGGGCCATCGTGTCGTTGCTGCAGGTGCTCGACCGGATCACCGATTCGCGCCGGCGCTCGTCCAGCGCCGCGGCCGACTTCCGGACCCTGGCCCGCTGGTTCGCCACCGCGGCCGGAGAGGACGACGCGCACCGGTTGTGGGACGCGGCGTTCGGGCTCGGGCCGGCCAGGCACGCGCATCTGGGTCACGCCGACGCCGAGCTCATCCCGGCCGGGGTGCCGTGGGCGGAGGCGGAGCCGGTGGAGGTGTCGGCGTTGCTGCGGTCGCGGGGGCGCACCGAGCGGATGGGCCGCACCGGGAGAGTCCGCGACGTGGTGGCGTTGCGGGCCGAGCGCCGGTCCAGGGCTGAGAAGGAGCGGGCCGAGCTGGAGGCCGCGTGGTCGGCGCTGGCCACGACAGGGGCGATGAGGCTGTCGCAGCTGGGCGAGCTCGATCATGAAACCTTCGGGCGGCTGCTCGACCTGCTGGGGCGGGCCCTGGCCGAACGGCCCGACTCGACCGGGTTCCGGCGGGCCGTGACCTCGGACGGGCGGGTGGAGATCGTGCTCCGGGCCCCCGAGGACGGGTCGGTGGCGGTGCTGCGCACCTCGGAAGGATGGTTCCGGGGACCCGACTTCCTCATCGACATCCGCTCGCTCGGGGTGGGCGCGCGGGATGGGGCGGTGAGCGCGTGA
- a CDS encoding SRPBCC domain-containing protein produces MHTGSQDTTLIVIRGNSGSGKSTVARAVREAYGRRGMALISQDVVRRDMLRELDQPGGVNIGLLDVMCRHALDAGYHVILEGILAGSRYGEMLHALCRDHRGRTLCYYLDVSWEETLRRHETRPQRVQFGPDEMRQWYVRRDVLPDVHETIIDESSEVDEIVQLVLRDAGLPAGETVQSASTHLTGTTTGPLERLPDRPAIGRMSPMGEQRPEPLVDESIAIVAPAHDVWQAIVNAEIRAGWWGYLDLDATVGGRFEERWTTEDGREARTSGKVIELVPDHLLVLSWADEDWPAATRVEIQLTEIGGSTMVRLLHTGWKALPDGTALAEQHRAGWLMHLVNLRRYVEDSAVL; encoded by the coding sequence GTGCATACCGGATCCCAGGACACGACTCTCATCGTCATCCGCGGCAACTCCGGTTCGGGCAAGTCCACCGTGGCACGCGCCGTGCGGGAGGCGTACGGCCGCCGGGGCATGGCTCTGATCAGCCAAGACGTGGTCCGCCGCGACATGCTGCGCGAGCTGGACCAGCCGGGCGGCGTGAACATCGGCCTCCTGGACGTGATGTGCCGGCACGCCCTCGACGCCGGCTACCACGTGATCCTGGAAGGCATCCTCGCCGGGAGCCGCTACGGCGAGATGCTGCACGCGTTGTGCCGCGACCACCGCGGCAGGACCCTCTGCTATTACCTCGACGTCTCCTGGGAGGAGACGCTCCGCCGGCACGAGACCCGGCCGCAGCGCGTCCAGTTCGGCCCGGACGAGATGCGGCAGTGGTACGTCAGGAGGGACGTCCTCCCGGACGTGCACGAGACGATCATCGACGAGAGCAGCGAGGTCGACGAGATCGTCCAGCTCGTCCTGCGGGACGCCGGGCTGCCGGCCGGCGAGACGGTCCAGTCCGCCTCCACGCACCTGACGGGCACGACCACCGGGCCCCTGGAACGCCTGCCGGACCGGCCGGCCATCGGCAGGATGTCCCCCATGGGCGAGCAGCGACCGGAGCCGTTGGTGGACGAGTCGATCGCGATCGTCGCGCCGGCGCATGACGTGTGGCAGGCGATCGTCAACGCGGAGATCCGCGCCGGCTGGTGGGGTTACCTGGACCTCGACGCGACGGTCGGCGGGCGGTTCGAGGAGCGCTGGACCACCGAGGACGGGCGGGAGGCGCGCACGAGCGGAAAGGTGATCGAGTTGGTCCCCGATCACCTCCTCGTGTTGTCGTGGGCGGACGAGGACTGGCCGGCGGCGACCCGGGTCGAGATCCAGCTCACGGAGATCGGCGGGTCCACGATGGTCCGCCTGCTGCACACGGGCTGGAAGGCGCTGCCCGACGGCACGGCCCTGGCCGAGCAGCACCGGGCGGGCTGGCTGATGCACCTGGTGAATCTCCGCCGGTACGTCGAGGACAGCGCCGTGCTCTGA
- a CDS encoding SRPBCC family protein yields the protein MAEFEATRGMPADSMIVYGVASDVAVMDRWLPRGLHVSDAGPGTVEADGDLVPGEGRHEGLFRASQEQLRVEWGGRDHPDYAGWLQVADSASGTSEVTVHISLLDEPDSGPRADEVRELLDRSLDRLADEVAHRVHDAG from the coding sequence GTGGCTGAGTTCGAGGCGACGCGCGGGATGCCCGCCGACAGCATGATCGTGTACGGCGTCGCGTCCGACGTCGCGGTCATGGACCGCTGGCTGCCGCGGGGGCTGCACGTCAGCGACGCCGGTCCCGGCACGGTCGAGGCGGACGGCGACCTGGTGCCGGGCGAGGGCAGGCACGAAGGGCTCTTCCGCGCGTCGCAGGAGCAGCTGCGGGTGGAGTGGGGCGGCCGCGATCATCCGGACTACGCCGGCTGGCTGCAGGTGGCGGACTCGGCGAGCGGCACCAGCGAGGTGACGGTGCACATCTCCCTGCTCGACGAACCCGACTCGGGACCCCGCGCGGACGAGGTCCGCGAGCTGCTCGACCGCTCGCTCGACCGCCTGGCCGACGAGGTGGCCCACCGCGTGCACGACGCCGGCTGA
- a CDS encoding TIGR02679 family protein — MTAAGRLPGDVPAVPERLRAAALRPVWTALHERLSSGHQVSRVKVTGLDAEQQAAVADLLGLDRYPGPSATIDVARLEAALGGLDVRTVAEALIGPLDDRRRRRAERREEREALLDWFTTHPVVTAEPALLALSAVRAGRDLLQQALAVLAALPGSGRPLAAVAADVTGDPHALDEGTRLSSLVLKALSMLYDIPAPEGAEARRALWERAGVACDALSTTVLVAGLRPAGDSALARVLRIWDGQPSVITLAQLQDTLDLRERDVWVVENPSVLALAQRRFGTACPPMVCTSGWPNSAVIRLLRSLPGTQLHYHGDLDGEGVRIAAYTMAKTGAEPWRMSTADYLRGLTDLRSGVPPPGRVTDAPWDPELAPAMRSHGLAVPEERVAEELLDDLT; from the coding sequence ATGACCGCCGCCGGACGGTTGCCCGGCGATGTGCCTGCCGTGCCGGAGCGGTTGCGCGCCGCGGCGCTGCGGCCCGTCTGGACGGCGCTGCACGAGCGGCTTTCCTCCGGCCACCAGGTCAGCCGCGTGAAGGTGACCGGGCTGGACGCCGAGCAGCAGGCCGCGGTCGCCGACCTGCTCGGCCTCGACCGTTACCCGGGCCCGTCGGCCACCATCGACGTCGCCCGGTTGGAGGCCGCACTGGGCGGGCTCGACGTCCGCACCGTCGCCGAGGCGCTCATCGGTCCGCTCGACGACCGCAGGCGCCGGCGGGCGGAGCGGCGGGAGGAGCGCGAGGCCCTGCTGGACTGGTTCACCACCCACCCAGTGGTCACCGCCGAGCCCGCGCTGCTGGCGCTGTCCGCCGTCCGCGCCGGCCGCGACCTCCTCCAGCAGGCCCTCGCCGTGCTCGCCGCGCTGCCCGGCTCGGGACGGCCGCTCGCGGCGGTGGCGGCCGACGTCACCGGCGACCCGCACGCGCTCGACGAGGGCACGCGCCTGTCGTCGCTCGTGTTGAAAGCGCTGTCGATGCTCTATGACATCCCCGCGCCCGAAGGCGCCGAGGCGCGCCGGGCGCTGTGGGAACGCGCGGGCGTGGCCTGTGACGCCCTGTCCACGACGGTCCTGGTCGCCGGATTACGGCCCGCCGGCGACTCCGCACTGGCCCGCGTGCTGCGGATCTGGGACGGACAACCCAGCGTGATCACCCTCGCCCAGCTCCAGGACACCTTGGACCTGCGCGAACGCGACGTGTGGGTGGTGGAGAACCCTTCCGTGCTGGCGCTGGCCCAGCGCCGCTTCGGCACCGCCTGCCCACCCATGGTGTGCACGTCCGGCTGGCCGAACAGCGCCGTCATCCGCCTTCTGCGCTCGCTGCCGGGCACCCAGCTGCACTATCACGGCGACCTCGACGGGGAGGGGGTGCGCATCGCCGCCTACACCATGGCCAAGACGGGCGCCGAGCCGTGGCGCATGTCCACCGCCGACTACCTGCGTGGACTCACCGATCTTCGGTCCGGAGTCCCTCCCCCTGGCCGGGTGACGGACGCGCCCTGGGATCCTGAGCTTGCCCCAGCCATGCGATCACATGGCCTGGCAGTCCCGGAGGAACGGGTCGCGGAAGAGCTGCTCGACGACCTGACCTGA